Proteins from a genomic interval of Zingiber officinale cultivar Zhangliang chromosome 1B, Zo_v1.1, whole genome shotgun sequence:
- the LOC121991486 gene encoding tryptophan--tRNA ligase, cytoplasmic-like, with protein MAEESMTGRDDEQVVNPWEVTAKDGGKIDYDKLIEKFGCQRLEESLVQRVERLTGRPAHVFLRRGVFFAHRDFNEILDVYERGEKFFLYTGRGPSSEALHLGHLVPFMFTKYLQDAFKVPLVIQLTDDEKCMWKNLTVEESKRLARENAKDIIACGFDITRTFIFSDFSYVGGAFYENMVKVAKCVTFNKVVGIFGFTNEDHIGKISFPPVQAVPSFPSSFPHIFSGKDNLRCLIPCAIDQDPYFRMTRDVAPRIGYQKPALIESSFFPALQGETGKMSASDPNSAIYVTDSSKDIKNKVNKYAFSGGQDSIENHRKYGANLEVDIPVKYLSFFLEDDAKLDHIKKEYGAGRMLTGEVKKCLIEVLSEMVERHCKARALVTDEVVDAFMAVRPLPYMFS; from the exons ATGGCGGAAGAGTCGATGACAGGGAGAGATGACGAGCAGGTTGTGAACCCGTGGGAGGTGACGGCGAAGGACGGCGGGAAGATCGACTATGACAAGTTGATCGAGAAGTTCGGGTGCCAGAGGCTGGAAGAATCGCTTGTGCAGCGCGTCGAGCGGCTCACCGGTCGCCCTGCTCATGTCTTCCTCCGCCGTGGCGTCTTTTTCGCCCATAG GGATTTTAATGAGATACTAGATGTATATGAGAGGGGCGAGAAGTTCTTCCTCTACACCGGGAGAGGTCCCTCTTCCGAGGCGTTGCATTTGGGGCATTTGGTTCCCTTCATGTTCACCAA GTACTTGCAGGATGCTTTCAAAGTTCCTCTTGTAATACAGCTAACTGATGATGAGAAGTGCATGTGGAAGAATCTAACTGTGGAAGAGAGTAAAAGGCTTGCTCGTGAGAATGCAAAAGATATAATTGCATGTGGATTTGACATAACAAGAACCTTCATTTTCTCAGATTTCAGCTATGTTGGAGG TGCCTTCTATGAGAATATGGTCAAAGTTGCAAAATGTGTCACCTTTAATAAG GTCGTGGGGATATTTGGTTTCACGAATGAGGATCACATTGGTAAAATAAGCTTTCCTCCTGTTCAG GCTGTTCCATCATTCCCTAGTTCATTTCCACATATCTTCTCAGGCAAAGACAATCTTCGTTGTTTGATACCATGTGCCATTGACCAG GATCCTTACTTCAGAATGACACGAGATGTTGCTCCTAGAATAGGCTATCAAAAACCTGCATTAATTGAGTCATCATTCTTCCCGGCTCTTCAG GGTGAGACAGGAAAGATGTCTGCTAGTGATCCAAATTCTGCTATATATGTGACAGATTCATCTAAAGACATAAAAAACAAG GTTAACAAGTATGCATTCTCTGGTGGCCAAGACTCAATAGAGAACCACAGGAAATATGGAGCAAATCTGGAG GTTGATATTCCTGTCAAGTACCTGAGTTTCTTTCTTGAAGATGATGCCAAACTTGATCACATAAAGAAG GAGTATGGAGCTGGGCGAATGTTAACTGGTGAAGTAAAAAAGTGTCTCATAGAGGTTCTGTCTGAAATGGTAGAGAGGCATTGCAAGGCTCGGGCATTGGTCACTGATGAG GTAGTTGATGCCTTCATGGCTGTGAGACCTCTTCCCTACATGTTCAGCTAG